The following DNA comes from Taeniopygia guttata chromosome 20, bTaeGut7.mat, whole genome shotgun sequence.
TAGTAATAACAAACAGGGCCTGGTGTGTAATACATAACTATTGTATAAAAACTATGCCCAAAGCAACGAGCCATTGTTTACATCAAGGCACCTTCATATTAACATGAGGACAAGACAATAGTAAACCCCAAACCAAAGCGTGAAGTATTCTAAATATCTGTTTGCTAAATTTGCTCACCATAAAGAGCACAGGACTCTTTGAAGACAACAAACTTCTGTTAAACTTGATTCCTCTGAAACTGTCACATCTCAGATTTCGGACTGGAATCAAGAACCTATTCCTCAGTGCTGTTTGCATTTATTAGGATgacatttcatttattttaactaATGAGGCTTAGAAAAGCAAGATTATCAATACACTGTGGATCAGGgatacaaatatttttgctcAAAACTTTGACTTCCTTATTTTGGTTAAAGCAAGTAAACAAATCATCACACTGAGCTTTATTTGTTCCCATTCACACTTAGTTTGCACTGCTTAATCTGCTTTTTacaaggttaaaaaaaacccttagaAGAGTCTAAGTCCTACCCTTAGGGAAGATTAAAAGCAATGTAtagaatttcattaaaaatgcaaaacgttcaaagtattttaaagaagtATTAAAAACTATGCTTGTAATAAGCTACTGCACTACACAGTTtacaaaaattttcttttctaaaaccCAACTTCATTTCCGATTTTAATAAAGGTGGCAAAAATTCTTGATAGAAGATTGAAGGACCTGGGCTTGATGGCTTAATGCTTGTCTTACAGAGCCCACCTGGTATTTTTTCGGTGTTTTTTTCCAACATTCTAATCATTATTtctgaaacagcacagaaattaGTTATCTCTTGACAATCTCCATATACAATACTTTGTAGATACAGTTATGTggcatatatatatgtataaaaacactaatttacatttttcaaacTTAAAATagaagttgtttttttaatcttacaCTAACCTCAGCTATTGTACTTCCAGTAGTATTTTTTGAAAGATCATTATATATTTCCGTCATTGTTCCTTTGATGGCATCCATCATCTGAgagacaaaagcaaaaaaataattctttgatatatatttttaatagatttcgactttgattttctttcaatCCCTCTACTGGGAACCTATATTGCTAcccttctctctctctaaaTATATGACATTTACCTGGTTCTACTTATTTAGAAGCTAGAGCACAACAATTTAAATCAGGACTCCGATTTTTAAGTGTCCTGAACAGGTGACTTGCTTGACCTTCTCCTTTTCTAAGAAATTGCTATTGATATAatttacaaacaaaaattatataACCACGAACTTGGGGAAGAAACTCAATGCAAAAATAGAAAGGATTCATTGATTTTTTAATCTAAGTATCTAAGAGAGTATGGAAAGCTCACGGCCCTTCCCTCACTGTCACTATGATGAGCCCAGTACTAGAGCAGCCCTTCTCTTTAACAACTTAGCATCTGTTAATTGCCTGAACACACATTTATGACAAATTCCCATCTGGTGAAACTACAGGGTGTTTTCAAAGAAAGGTACAACTTCATTAAAACCTTCCTCCAGAACTTACTTTGCTGGTATATTTAGCAATATCTGCAGCCACATCAGCTGAAGCTGTTGCAATTGGCAAGTCTGTGTTGAGTGAAGAAGAAAGTGTGCCTGCAGATCCAGAGCTGGTAACCATGGAAATAGGCTGAGTACTTGTGACCAAAGTTATTGTGGATGTGGAAGTGCTCTGGGTGATCTCTTTCTGCTGCACAGCTAAGAAAAGAGAACATTGAGGGGATCAATCACACAAGGAATTATGAAAACAACAAGCAAATGTCTGCCTTCAATATCTAACTAAACTGTGTGCATGCAACCATTTCAATTTGTATTATTTATACAATGGTGCCATCTAATGATTAATTTAACAGTGCTCAGCCACTGAACTTGTACATAATTGTAAGGCTTAGCGGTAATGAAGTAAATATAACTTTAAAACTTATCATTTTAGACTGGCCGATATAGAAGTCTCCCTCAGTTCTAATGACATATCTGCtggagtattttttaaatagtatttttttaaagaataaaacttTTCAAGCTATTTTTACTGATTCATATTATAAAAGATGTCTTCATTGCCAATTTCCTCAGTAGTGGAGTTACTGAAATAAACAATTTATTCATATTTATGTGCTATATTTCTGTTTATGCCAATTTAGTGTATAAGAGATCTATAGATTTTATAGTTCTCACATGACAAATATTATAGTCTGTAAATCTAAGATGGAACGTTGCCATGATGTGCTCAATAGTAAACAATATTGAGAAAACAAACTCATGGGCTGAACACAAAGTTCAGCCCATATTATTAAGGTATATATATTATAGCACGATGCTATTAAAAGTTTCACATTTAACTTCTCcaattttcacatttatttttcctcactgCATATGTCTGTATCAATTTGTGCAGTCTACAAGCAAAGATATGACTTCCTCAACACTGCTTAAATGACAGAAGCAGAAGCAGTTTGGGACCAGAAAAATGAGCCTCTGTAAACGTCTGTATGTGAACCATCACCCAAACCTCTCTCCTCTACAAGATCACCTGCGTGCCAGTGCAATCAGCAGAGTGGAGAATGTCTCCTCATCAGGCACAACAGTAAACATTTCAGTTTATTAACTTGAAATGACAAATGAAGCGGATTTACATAAAGTTGATGTTAAATGAAGAGAAgcaacagcagcacaggctcGTGTTGCCCTGTGCCAGCTATTGGTGAAGGCTCCAGCAAAGGGATGGTGAGAAAACAGTTGTGAAAACATTCTGAAATGCCAGGGCTGTTTGCTCAGTAAGCTAGCATCAAAGTCTTGTTAAACAACAGAGATTTTCAAAGACAAATCCTGGAGCCTGGGTAATGTCATTGTTGTCAAATTATACTCTGAAAAACGCTTCAGATCTGCTGGTTGTCAGATAAAACTGGAAGCAATTTGTAGATATTGAGGTGATATTGGTAAACATGCAAGGGGAATAGTTAATGGTTTTAGCATATGATCCAGAAAATTGTTCAGTTCACCCTTCCAAATCTGTTATGgctatgaaaagcaaaaatatttatacagacacacaatttttttgtcattaaaataaaatacactatTCTAAATACACACCAGAAAGAGCAAGTATAGTGAGTAACTTTTATACTGGAGACACTTATCAGAGTAGAAGCACACTTTGAGATTTTGTTTATACAGGAGAACTCCTGGCTGGGCACCCTTGGAGCACAGGCATCACTACTGGGGAATTCTGGCACCACAGGAATATTTGAATTAGAAAAGTGTGTACCTTTAACTGCTTGTCTTGTCTGATATCTTGTCCCCTGAGAGGACTGAGGCTGCTGTGACTGAgactgctggctctgctgctgctgcctctgtaCCTTCTGCATGTGCCACTTCTGAGAAGATGTCTGGAATTTATTTGAAGAATTCCACACCACCCTCTgcacagcaggggctgtttCCTTGGGCAGCAGAGGCCTCTGCTTTTTCACAGGGCTCCCTGTGGCAGCAGAGGGAGCACTGACAGTAGAAGCAGCACTGGTGGTGGCTGTCACACCAGCTGGGGGGGTCTGCGATGCGGAGCGGGTGAGCACTGGAGTTTCTGGTAGAGGCTGGGTGCTTGCACTGGAGGAAGGTGGAGTTTTACCTACAACTgaacaaatataaaatgttatGCCAGCTTTTCACCAACACATCTGATTCGTAATTTTCTATCTAGTTTTTGGAACAGCTGTATATACACCTTCCAGTCTACTTTGAATTGTTTTCCTCAAAAGTAATCAATATTCTACAAGTAAAGTAATTTCAGTCTACTTAAAAGTGGTGGAATTCAGATGCATCAGTAACtaagcaaaacaagaaatacaAAACCACGAAAAACCAGCCTGACCTCATTCAAAAGATACATGAGAGGTTAACACTTGTTAGGGTGTTTCTGCCTTACCACTTTGACCTGTCATCCCAATTtctttcaggagaaaaagaaattctcaAGGATTAATATCTGAGCAGTAACTGAAGAAACTATAAACTTTCTAAACAACAGTGAACTGACATTGACAATCAAACGCAGATGACACCACGTTGGGCAGGAGTGCTGATCTGCTcaagggcaggaaggctctgcaaaGATCTTGACAGATTGAATCAATGGCCTGGGACAATTTAATCAGGTTCAATaaggccaagtgctgggtcctgcccaGCAAAAATTACGGATATTCATAGTTCCATTCTGCTGAAAGGAAACAGTAAAACTAATTTTGTTTAAACCAAAAACTACAATGGGCACTGAAAACTTTTTTCATAGTCACAAAGGATGAATAATCATTcctaaaaattgttttaatacagatatttttatctTAATGCAAAAATAAACGTGGCAATTCTACCTTTGGTAACAGCCCTACAGAACAgaggagaaacaaaaggaaataatttcatccTACCATCTTGTTTAGGAGAAGATTCTTTAGAgtctttcttgtttttccttccttcacgAGTACAATGATCATCTCCTAGATCGATGACAAGTTCACTCTCGGAATCAGAGTCCAGTCCTAGATGCACAGTTGGAGAGTCTGTTTCATCTTTAcctttcagcttttcttttgcagGATGCTGTAAACTCTTTCCCTTttcagaaaattctttttcagtGTCTGAAACAGCTTTTTCCTTGACCGGTTCTTCTGTTTTCTCCACTTCTGGACTTGTGCTTTTAAGTTCCTCCTTGTCTTCATTCTGTGCTGGaagcttgggtttttttttcaagctcAATGATTCTTTGTCACTTCTTGCACCTTCCTTGTCCTCACCATCCTCTTGATCATTCTTTGATTTCTGATCCTCATCACTATATTCACTGTCACTGGTATCAGATTTTTCAGAATCTTCAGAGTCACTGTGTTCTACTGCTGTATAAACAGCTTCAGATATTTCATTTATTCCTAATTGTGGGAAGGAAAGTACATTCCATGCTGATATCAGACTGACTGACATTACCAAGAAAATACTCTATATACTGGAACAAAGTGTACACATTACCTTAACTGTCAGTGCTTAAGCTACAAAGCTTAACACCCTATCCCAGCACCATAATGTATAAGAATGAACTTCTACATACtccaattaatatttttatttcattcaatGGCCCTCCTTTCACTGCTTTTTCCCACTGTCTGCAAGGTCTTTTGTTCAACTCAGGACCCAATGCTggcaaatacaaaaattaattatttttatccaCAAGAAGCCACTTTAAAAATCAGCAACATTATTCACCTGATTATAGTTACTTACATTCATCCTACTTTGTGCAACTGACAGAATTTAGGCAGAATTCTCCAATTTTTCAATAAACAAAGCCGATAAAACTATAATCCTCTCATATTATCTTTATCTACATCAGAATTGCTCAAAAACAGGTTAAAAGAGTAAACAAAAATTTGAAGCATCAGATCTCACTGTGTTTTAAAGCGAACTAGTTCAGTGCATTCTATTTGCCTCAAAGAGTTTGTTTTAGAACAAGAGTAGAGAAGATTCAAAGTATTTATGGTTTTACTGTCCAAAAGCTTATTTGGCCTCCAATTTAAGTGTTCCCTTCTGATGTTCCTGAGGGACACTCACCCAGTTGTGCTTTACAGCTCTCGATGGTCTTGTCAAGGTTGAGCTGGAACCGGCTGCGGATCTGGCGCTTGGGAGAGATGAGCTGCACGGgggtgctctgctgctgcaccgACTCACTCAGCTCCTTCAGATCCATCTCAGCCTTGCTACGATctgcaaaaacaaacacaaactaagaaaaaagattttacaCAAAGAACCGAGATCGCTATCCAGATAAAACACGTTTCACCAAAGAGCAATGCAGATAATCTGAAACAtactgcacttttttttttctaactgtGGGCTAAATAGTAACTCTAAAATGACTTTACTACAAAAATGGATTCTTCCTCTCTTCACACACAAAACACATGCATCAATTATGGGGACATTTTCTCCATCAATGTGAATTTATCAAGAAATCCCCATTCAGGTTTGTAAAGCTGTCTGACAGTACCTCAACCAAACTACTGCGGTTATTTACTACTAAGAGTACTACCAtcacagagaaaattaaatagaaataaaatcttcataATAGTATAAGACACAAAATCTTTATAGTCATCATTTAAAATCCAAAACTTAGGTCATGAGAATACATATAAAAATGTGGATTATTTCACTGGATAAATTAGTAAATTCAAGATAGAATAGCAATTTTTTCAGTATATGTCAGCAAAATCTTGAGTTTTCATCTATGTGTAGAGAATTTTCACTTTGAAATGCACACATCTGTCTGCAAAGAATACACAATATACAGTGCTAAGGGTAAATTGTCTTAGCAATGAAGTTTCATATTTTTGCTTCAATTTTCCCATTGCAGAGGTTGTATTTGTATAGCACAGTCCTATCCTTTACCCTTTGCTAGGAGTGCTGACATTCCATCAGTGCTCAGGGCACCAAACCAGTTGGAGTTAgctgggaaagagaaaggacCCATGAAGAAGgggtaaaaaaaggaaaagaaggataTTTAGCCAATTTAGCTTCTTTAACTGGCTTATGGCAGGATCAGAAGAGCGAATCCCATAAACTGAGAAAAACCAGAGGAGAAGGCAAAAGGTAACACTGGCACAATGTGCATTCGTGCTTTATTTTCAAGTTTCATTCCAGAGCAGTTAAATATGACATAGTGTTGCCTTATTTTactatacatacacacacagacacacacacagacacacacacacacacacacacgtgtgtatatatatttacaaaatattttctgttgagGTACAACTTagagaaaagtgaaataaaCGCAAAAGCCTGAACCATGACTCCTCTGACCAGACATTCTTTGTAAGTTTGAATTTCATATCAAGGTACATTCTTATTGTTTCCTGCCTCTGTTATCCAAGGGCAGGTCCTATACTATCAGACACACATTCTcctttcccccaaatccctgtaTATCTTGCTCATTCACACCTCCATTTTTCAAATTAGCAAGTCTGCCAGTAGCAACAGATGGTtcctttctgttatttttccttcctttttgctGAATTGCAGACCACAGGATCCTCCTAGCACTCTTCTGAAGATACAAAGTGTCTTTGTTTTCTGGACTCTCACTTTTGTTTTTGCAGAGAGAAACTCTGTTCACATCACGTATGACAATGAGACACAATGAGTTATACTGGAAAAATTCTAACATCCAAAGAACACGTCTGGCACAGCTGACACTATTAAATGAAGAAGGGTTGTTCACTCTCACCACCAAAAAGTATATTTAATAAAGGAAATTCCCctaaacctgaaaaaaaaaaccctagatAATCTACTTGAGAGCATATAAGCATTTCTTTTATGGTATTACTCATGGACCATAACATCAGATTTTCCAATCTATGCTATTTATTCAAAGTGTTCCAGCTGATGTGTCCCATCTGTGGCTCAAACAACTGCAGCACTATGtctttcttaatgtttttccaAATGTATTGCCACCTCAGATGAGGTGACAAacagctgcagtgcagcagaagaaattaattctatAATTATGTCCACACATATGACCAACTGAAAAACAGACTTGTGAGCTTGTATCCAGAATCAGAATATCCATAAGGCACTGAAGACATTAATTCATTATTTGAATTTAAGCCTTCCTGAAATACCTAACACCAAAGGGGCAAAATCCTGGTTCTCTGTGTAACAGCACATGGAGGTAAAAAGCAACCAGAACTGAATCAGAACAGTCACAGAAACAAAGCACGACTGAGGAAACTGATTTACATGTTCGGCTTGCAGGAACTATTTTACCAACTTAGTACTTACCTACTCCATCTTACAAAATTCCACAATCCCAAAATTTACTTCTAGGGATTTTCAAGACTTCAAGAATTCTGCTAATTCCTTTCATCCACCTATCTCCCTAGAGAGGGATGGTCAGTGAAGAGGTGATGTGAAGGCAGCAAGAGAGAAGCCCTAGTAAATCCTAAATCCTAAAGATCACAAGAAAACCTTGCCAGCAATTCACTTGAGAGAGACTGAGTGGTGAAGAGCAGCAATGTTCATGTAATTACAACCTTCAGAAACTTACCTATTGTTTAGACACATTCATTTTTACAGTTCAGCTAAGAAAAAAACTATCCTTTAACTACTTCCTTTCATCAACAAGAAACAATAACAGAAACTTtctttcacaagaaaaaaaaaaaaacagcacatCTCATACCACAATAATTACATGTGTGTCTCATTTAAAGACCTTTGCTCCTTTCAAGCCACATACAAGCACATTTGTTCATATTATGCTGCACTGACACCACCATACTTTGTTCAGCTGTAAGAATATTAAGTTTTCAAATATCAAAACTAACCAAGGTTAAGATTCAGAATGCTTCCTGGCGTGGAAGTTCTTTCTTGCTTAGCAGAAATTGGTGTTGATGCTTGAGGAGAGAAAGGTTTGGGGCTGCCTGACAAGCTCCCTGCTTGACCTGTTCTTGTTGGTGCTGGAGAAGCTGAAaaagtacaaaattaataaagacAGATTTAAAACCAGAACACCTACTCATGActattctaattttttttgtatttatttccaCTCTCCATTCACTTTAACAGTTACAACTATTTCCTGCTATTTAAATTGAATGGGTTTATTAATTTTACAAGATTATTCATTCCTTTCAAGGTGACAGAAAGAACTGTTCTTTCTTATCTCTGACACTGAAAGTTAAAtgtatctcttttttttaaatttcttcataAACCAAGTGATAATACAGCCTGTCATTAAAAAGTACATGGAATAAAACTAAACCATCTCCCAAGTCCTgtacctccttttttttttttacctgtatttttctcaatgaAATCCATGGATTCTTCACTGGCACTAAAATGACTGGAAGTTGCCTTTTTCTCTGCATCCTGTTCAACATCAGAGCCAGTGTGAACTGATGAGTTTGTACTCATTGGTGACCGTGGCATATCTGTCAGTGAAATCCTGCGACCTGTGCTACTGCTCAGCATAGACTTGCTCATCAGAATCTTGGGTGACGCTGTCATATCAAAATTCAGCTTGATTTTCTCTTGTTTGTCTGTCTTTGCAGTTCCAGCAGCTGGGTTTGCAGGGTCTAACAACATTTGGTATTGATTGTTGGGAGTATATGGTGTCCGGAAAGGTGCATAATTAAATACTCCAAATTTTCTACGAATGTTATCAACATAAACCTCCATTTCTTGCATTGCACTATTGAAGATGCTTTTAgtctttttcacagaaaaaggaatttctttAGACATGAGGTAGCAATTATTTATTGGAACCCAGGCCCTatatataaaacagaaaaataaaagataacaTAACTACATTTCATACCGTGAATGGACATTGCCATCTTTTATGCAcatactaatttatttttccctaatCATAAAGATATGGATAGATCAGATCATTTTAAAGAACTATCATTACATTCTTTGAATATTTCAGTGCTTAGTTTTGGTAAGTAAGCAAGTTGCATGCCTTGGATTATCCCTGGCTTTTTTTACTTTACCCAGTAACAATAAAACATGACTTAACACTGGTCAAATGACAAAATATTCCTAATTGGAACAGTCTATGTAACTGCAAGATAACCATTGCTAAACAGTCTATCTGTCATAgcacaaaaatggaaaaaacaggTAAGGAAATGAACACTTCACAAGCACCCTCTTAGAAACATTTTACACCCCAGGCCAGGTTGGCCAAATTCCTCAGTGCCAGGAAAAGTTCCATCAGCAAGTACTGGACAGATTTTATTTATCATAAAATGAAGCAGACCCTGAAACTGCCTCCCAAGACCCTAATAAAGCAGGAACTTTGACTTAATTATTCCATGGTCCTGTATAGTTGAATTTTTTACAGCACATGttattatatatttgtatttctaaCTCATGACAAATCAACTTGTATTCATCATGGCTGTGTCCATCAATGCAGAGGATTCACAAGTACAGAGAGTTTCACAAGTTTTCCCTTCAGAGCAAAACTGGCACTTACAACACAAgttatatttctgtattttttaaacctACACGTGTGTACATATTCCCATAATGTTTAGTTAACATAAATGACTTCACTGGTTTCTTCCACCTTTGAGAACTGCACTTCTCCCCAGCACGACACCAGACACAGGAATTAAGCTGCATACTCACCAGATTATGTAGGCATCTTACAATCATGTAAGGAACTTAAACTGTGTTTGCTACAGTTTTACACAGTTTTTGTTAGGGTCAAGGTTCTAAAGACAGGATCCAAAAACTTGCAAGCACATAAAAATAACAACACAAATTTTTTTATGTACAGTAAAAGACATCCTTTTGTTCAACTCCCACCTGTCATGTTGGCCAAAGAAACGGGCATCAACTTGCCCATCTTTATCCCTCAGTGCTTTAGCAGGCCAGAATGGAAAGCCTTTGAGTTTAGCCCAGACCAAAGGGTGGGGATTGCTCTAGAGAAAGAGGCAAAATACACAGTAAGAAAATGTAAGCAGTACTACCTTCAAATCTGATaacaaagatgattttttttaattgtatgtATTCCTTAGATGCAATAAAGATCCAATGTACACAAGGCACTTGCCAAATACAAGATTCCATTTTActataaacaaaacaaatcctgAGAGGacaaaatgataaaattatattaaaaaaacttgCTAAACATAAAACCTCACACATCTTGATTAAAATGGTTGTAATTGCCCTtctttattgatttattttttattattccccTCCAAATATATAGCATAACTTAAGTTAGGCTAGAGCCAATCTTTGAAATGCCATAATTTTCACTTAGGCTTGTGTCTTGGCAGATCATAAGACACTAaaaagtccttgacttaggGTAAGCACtacttagcaacaaccaaaacatcagTGTATCATCAACATTATTATCATGCTGGATCAAAAACACAACACTGTTCCAGCTGCTAAGAGGAAAAGGAACCCTTATCCCAGTTGAAACCAGGACAGTTTAAGAAAGAACCTGATATGGATTACACACTTCTACTTGAGAATCTTAAGGTGTCTTCCCAAACTCAGTTCAGTATTAAACAGGAAGCAGACAACCTATCAATAGAGATcatcacaaaagaaaaagcaagtctAAACTGATGCACATCTGCAGAAAGGGACATTCACATTTCAGAAATCCTGCAAGCACTGAGGGTACCACACAGAAGCACTGCTGGCACAAGGCAGTTACCTTATATTTGAGGACAGAGAACTTGTGACCTGGTTGCTGACAGTCTTTACAATTATTTCTGACTGCAGCAATCCTTTTGTGAAAACCTGTAATCTTACAGCTAAGTAATTTGAGACAGTCTGACTCCACAAGGATGATATTCCAGCACAAGCAGCTTGGTAAACTACAGCAGCTTTCTTTGACTCAGTAACCACAACAGGTTTAAAACAAAGAGGGGACAACAGTCAAATGAGAACTGCTAGTTTAATGTAGTAGCTAGACTACCGTAATTCCCAACTTACACAAGGCTCACAAAACCAATTCTCGCGTTTTTGGCAAGCAGCTAAATAACATTCCGGACATACTTCAATTTCATtcatctggaaagaaaaagcaaaataattggAGAGATTAAATAGAGTCCAAAGTGTGGTCACTTGCAtttattcagaagaaaatcaTATTGTTAGAGTAAAAGAACTACAAAAAGTACATCTACACATCAGATGTTGGTCTCTTTTTCCAGCTCCAAATATTCATTAACAAGACAGGTGCCTTTGAGCAGAATCCATATATCcactttctcctcttccttcccctcccacaAGTCTTAATTATAAATAGTGAATATCCTAGTGGAAGAGACATTAGCAATGCTTTTGCCAAATGCCATTCTGTAGGCCATGGATATGCATACCTAAATGTAAGGAAACCTACAAAAATTATAAATCTGCAGTACAAGTCTTGGAAAATACCTATTAAGTCATTCACAAACACACGACATGAAACACTAAGCACACAGAACAATTAATTGAATTGGGGCACTCATACCTCATGCTCACAGATTTTGATGATGACTTTTGCTGTTTGTGTCAATTTGTgatttcctgaggaaaaaataaaatgctttaacCAAGAAAATTGTTGTAACAGAACTATGATAAAATCAACAGTTTTCAGATATAAAAGTcatccagaaaaacaaatgagaaGATCTAAAAAAACTATGTAAAAACATATGCATTAACTGTATGCTTGCAAAAGCAGAACATCAGCACTTTCTTCTCAATGTAACATTTAATAATCTTGAAATGCTCCTTTTTGTAGCTTATTGCAGCCTTCCTACCACTGACATTCTTTCAATGAGGGATTTGCTGTATGATCTTCTCAATTATATCTCAATTAAGTGCTGTATGATGCAAAACATTACAGGAGTTCAGGGGTTGGAAATAAATGATGCAGATTGGATCAGGTCATTTAAGGTCTAAATCTTTGGATGATCCTAtgaacccaaaccattctatgattctacctTATTTGAAATGTCTTCTCTTAGATGGAATGAGTAAGTGGCAGCACAAGTTGTATCTGGCCCTACAGTTTTATTTATGCCActtgttaaaataatttgttgttttTAGGCACTATAGTAATTAACAGGAAGACAATTTCAGTGTGGAAGTCTATAAATTGCTCTATGACTAACTATGTCAAGGTTTCATATCTGAGGCTGTAAGTACACATTAATACCTACCCCCATTGTAAATAATGCAGTTGTGCAAAATCCATTTGGCATCAGCCAAAAATGCTTCAGTGCAACcgtacattttctttttaacattctgtaaagaagaaattaagaacatATCAGGAAACAGAAATCAGTAAGAAGTGACAGCTTCTTCCTGAATGTTGTGTCCTATCAGtcaaacaattaaaaaactgacccctggaggtgttcaaggccaggctggacagagctctgagcaacctggtcctgtggaaggtgtccctgttcACAGCAGGGGGCTGGGACGAGATGAGCTTTAAAggctcttccaacccaaaccagtctgtgattctatacTTATTTACTGCAGACTTATGATTCTAAATGCTTAAGAATCTCTCAAATTCAAGATGCCTTTTGACTGACCTGAAAATGTACGAACTGTCTAAATTAAATCTAAATAGTGAATTATTTAGATCAACATCTCAAACATTTCcaaaaaaacatgttttctaaCACAGTTAGGAACACAATGTTTCTGTAGAAAAGTCTTTGGTTTCTTCTACTGATGTATTATCACTCCAcagaagttttaatttttacaagACCCAGAAAAAATACTGGTCACATTACATTAGACAATATGTTTAATATTACAGTCTACCTAGCGGGTAAAGCaatttaattaaacaaaatCAGTCCTGTGATCTTGTTACCATACTTTATACCATAAAGACATCAACCTCCTCTGTAAGGACACAGAGAATGAAAACTTGTATCTTCACCAGGTCCTGACAGAACAAAG
Coding sequences within:
- the ZMYND8 gene encoding MYND-type zinc finger-containing chromatin reader ZMYND8 isoform X4; amino-acid sequence: MHPQSLAEEEIKAEQEVVEGMDISTRSKDPGSAERTAQKRKFPSPPHSSNGHSPQDASTSPIKKKKKPGLLNSNNKEQDGRNDFYCWVCHREGQVLCCELCPRVYHAKCLKLAAEPEGDWFCPECEKITVAECIETQSKAMTMLTIEQLSYLLKFALQKMKQPGTEPFQKPVSLDQHPDYAEYIFHPMDLCTLEKNVKKKMYGCTEAFLADAKWILHNCIIYNGGNHKLTQTAKVIIKICEHEMNEIEVCPECYLAACQKRENWFCEPCSNPHPLVWAKLKGFPFWPAKALRDKDGQVDARFFGQHDRAWVPINNCYLMSKEIPFSVKKTKSIFNSAMQEMEVYVDNIRRKFGVFNYAPFRTPYTPNNQYQMLLDPANPAAGTAKTDKQEKIKLNFDMTASPKILMSKSMLSSSTGRRISLTDMPRSPMSTNSSVHTGSDVEQDAEKKATSSHFSASEESMDFIEKNTASPAPTRTGQAGSLSGSPKPFSPQASTPISAKQERTSTPGSILNLNLDRSKAEMDLKELSESVQQQSTPVQLISPKRQIRSRFQLNLDKTIESCKAQLGINEISEAVYTAVEHSDSEDSEKSDTSDSEYSDEDQKSKNDQEDGEDKEGARSDKESLSLKKKPKLPAQNEDKEELKSTSPEVEKTEEPVKEKAVSDTEKEFSEKGKSLQHPAKEKLKGKDETDSPTVHLGLDSDSESELVIDLGDDHCTREGRKNKKDSKESSPKQDVVGKTPPSSSASTQPLPETPVLTRSASQTPPAGVTATTSAASTVSAPSAATGSPVKKQRPLLPKETAPAVQRVVWNSSNKFQTSSQKWHMQKVQRQQQQSQQSQSQQPQSSQGTRYQTRQAVKAVQQKEITQSTSTSTITLVTSTQPISMVTSSGSAGTLSSSLNTDLPIATASADVAADIAKYTSKMMDAIKGTMTEIYNDLSKNTTGSTIAEIRRLRIEIEKLQWLHQQELSEMKHNLELTMAEMRQSLEQERDRLIAEVKKQLELEKQQAVDETKKKQWCANCKKEAIFYCCWNTSYCDYPCQQAHWPEHMKSCTQSATATQQETDTEISTETLNKSSQPSSSVQSTTTETASTPKEKEGSADKSKENVTIATGVTSNQPIKLVQVPQTTTYIPTTQPTIVSTAL